One genomic window of Medicago truncatula cultivar Jemalong A17 chromosome 1, MtrunA17r5.0-ANR, whole genome shotgun sequence includes the following:
- the LOC11416358 gene encoding exocyst complex component EXO70I — MHKKQLMALLMVPQTSDSQDATITKLESAYSDLESLLRSSKQMEQNIETMETRFDLLHGSITTASRRVHPLQSLSMSRKALDTRINRAISPALALLETFKLAESLQNNLLNLSSKLSTEKTHQKRLSKLLDYMDCVDQLNEAINSISEVVEPVIMRLQEVVEFISRTKAADQYRTQRLREALITLKALYETEVDEMRFEGLLDQALLHMQDEFEVLLLKLKHRKLGDMSHMQNGGEDCDDHFEVSFELGSELEIEVLRRISNTLAANDCLDICIDIYVKVRYKRAAKALMKLNPDYLRTYTPEGIDEMEWENLETSITLWTQHFEVATKKVLLSEKKLCESVLGEIIDGLIHPECFVKISDKIMAVFFRFGEGVARSNKEPQKLFKLLDMFESLEKLKPYVLEIFDGESGEDICARFRELEKLIIDASSKVFWEFGLQIEGNVDGFLPPPQDGSVPKIVRYAVNYLKYLSTENYRTTMAKVLRTELTWKTELMLSSKQSETDEDLLKHAICNVMEALQRNIESKRLSCKDKILVNIFMMNTYWYMYMRTKNTELGDLLGEKYIKESYKAVAEESAYLYQKQAWLVLVKILDQDDDDIKEQKQGKEKSIGRLVNEKIETFFKCLSEICDRHRSFYSIPDVDLREQMRDSTVKLLVPVYAEFLESYSGFLQRKVYPSPQRLQGLLGKAFGSTNDWNLNGGRNSGSLETDIRRSR, encoded by the exons AtgcataaaaaacaattaatggCATTGTTAATGGTTCCTCAAACAAGTGATTCTCAAGATGCAACCATCACTAAACTTGAATCAGCATATTCTGATTTAGAATCATTACTTCGATCATCGAAACAAATGGAACAAAACATCGAAACAATGGAAACGAGGTTTGATCTTTTACATGGATCAATCACAACAGCATCAAGAAGAGTACACCCTTTACAATCCTTATCCATGTCAAGAAAAGCACTTGATACAAGAATCAATAGAGCAATTTCTCCTGCTCTTGCACTTCTCGAAACTTTCAAACTCGCTGAGTCTCTCCAGAACAATCTCCTTAACCTCTCTTCAAAGCTATCAACAGAAAAGACTCATCAAAAGAGGCTTTCAAAGCTTCTAGATTACATGGATTGTGTTGATCAGTTAAATGAAGCTATTAACTCTATAAGTGAAGTTGTTGAGCCAGTGATTATGAGGCTTCAAGAAGTTGTGGAGTTTATAAGCAGAACAAAAGCTGCTGATCAATACAGAACACAAAGGTTAAGAGAAGCACTTATAACTCTTAAGGCACTTTATGAAACTGAGGTTGATGAAATGAGATTTGAAGGTTTGTTGGATCAAGCTTTGCTTCATATGCAAGATGAGTTTGAGGTTCTTTTGCTTAAATTAAAGCATAGGAAGTTAGGTGATATGTCACATATGCAAAATGGTGGTGAGGACTGTGATGATCATTTTGAGGTTAGCTTTGAATTGGGATCTGAGTTGGAAATTGAAGTGTTGAGAAGAATTTCAAACACTCTTGCTGCCAATGATTGCTTAGATATATGCATTGACATCTATGTTAAG GTAAGATATAAAAGGGCTGCAAAGGCATTGATGAAGTTAAACCCTGATTACCTAAGAACATACACCCCAGAAGGTATTGATGAAATGGAATGGGAAAACTTAGAAACATCAATAACCCTTTGGACACAACACTTTGAAGTTGCAACAAAGAAAGTTCTTTTATCAGAAAAGAAACTTTGCGAAAGCGTTCTAGGCGAAATCATAGATGGGCTAATCCATCCAGAATGCTTTGTGAAAATATCAGACAAGATCATGGCCGTGTTCTTTCGATTCGGAGAAGGTGTCGCCAGAAGTAACAAAGAGCCACAAAAACTGTTCAAACTATTAGACATGTTTGAGTCATTGGAGAAACTCAAACCATATGTACTTGAAATCTTTGATGGTGAATCCGGCGAGGATATCTGTGCGCGCTTTCGCGAGCTTGAGAAGCTAATCATTGATGCATCAAGCAAAGTATTTTGGGAATTCGGGTTGCAAATTGAAGGAAACGTCGACGGTTTTCTCCCGCCTCCACAAGATGGTTCTGTTCCAAAAATTGTTAGATATGCTGTTAACTACCTCAAGTATTTGTCCACGGAGAATTACAGAACAACAATGGCCAAGGTTTTAAGAACGGAACTAACATGGAAAACCGAGTTGATGTTATCGTCGAAACAATCCGAAACAGACGAGGATTTACTGAAGCATGCTATTTGTAATGTAATGGAAGCACTTCAAAGAAACATAGAATCCAAACGTTTGAGTTGTAAGGACAAGATTTTGGTGAATATATTCATGATGAACACATATTGGTATATGTATATGAGAACAAAGAACACAGAACTTGGTGATTTGTTGGGTGAGAAATACATTAAAGAAAGTTACAAAGCAGTGGCAGAAGAATCAGCTTACTTGTATCAGAAGCAAGCTTGGTTGGTTTTGGTGAAGATTTTAGAtcaagatgatgatgatataaaagaacaaaaacaaggCAAGGAAAAAAGCATTGGAAGGTTGGTGAATGAAAAGATTGAGACATTTTTCAAGTGTTTGAGTGAGATTTGTGACAGGCATAGGAGTTTTTATAGTATACCTGATGTTGATTTGAGGGAACAAATGAGGGATTCAACAGTGAAACTTCTTGTGCCAGTTTATGCTGAGTTTTTAGAGTCTTATTCAGGATTTTTGCAAAGGAAAGTTTATCCTAGTCCTCAAAGGTTGCAAGGGTTGCTTGGGAAGGCTTTTGGTTCTACCAATGATTGGAATTTGAATGGTGGACGTAATTCTGGTTCATTGGAAACTGATATCAGAAGGTCTAGATGA
- the LOC11422453 gene encoding myb-like protein X, producing the protein MVKNKRNNFFNKKETWVAVKTKESEKEKGKEKEKKKEIEIEIEEEVEKQSLVMEEEKQEEKKKVVYSPLPSNYVTLAQLQERWLKQQSEKNQQEKKEDHQPVDERHVVVVAETSVTVSRSNPFDRTRDDSVDNRRVVDVAVANEDGGKSVTEAGSADDRNRRGNRGDSMDNRRAVVVKSEDSRKSVTGAGIREGKADNVTDSRFIAVDRNPRGNRDDSAINRRGVVVVSEENRKPMTGDGIADNATVSRSNRSGRNRRGNLKGLVENRRENGVENEDRRKSVTGAGIGGGSAGHVTVSKSNDVDRNRRGNREDTVENRREIGVEDEDLDGKVEEGRNKKKRDGGTKRRKKWNERKLGKEKEERRAIEEGSAAKGNEVAEKIELKDEEVVDSKTVDEVEEKFRVLSVKSDNGKQSWKFRKMNHAVRNNGVGDGRGHRHGHGHRNFKEEQSTKTTWVKKDGSVGEIEN; encoded by the coding sequence atggtaaaaaacaAACGCAACAACTTCTTCAACAAGAAGGAAACTTGGGTAGcagtaaaaacaaaagagagtgaaaaagaaaaaggaaaagaaaaagaaaagaaaaaagaaattgaaattgaaattgaagaagaagttgaaAAACAGAGTTTGGTTATGGAGGAGGAGAAacaagaagagaagaagaaggtaGTTTATTCTCCTCTTCCTTCAAACTATGTTACTCTCGCTCAGCTTCAAGAGCGTTGGTTGAAGCAACAAAGTGaaaaaaatcaacaagaaaaaaagGAGGATCATCAACCAGTGGATGAGCGACACGTGGTGGTTGTGGCTGAAACGAGTGTAACCGTTTCTAGGTCTAATCCGTTTGATCGAACTCGCGATGACTCGGTGGATAACCGTCGTGTGGTGGATGTTGCTGTTGCAAATGAAGACGGCGGGAAATCGGTGACCGAAGCTGGAAGTGCTGATGATCGTAATCGCCGCGGAAATCGTGGTGACTCGATGGATAACCGCCGTGCGGTGGTTGTGAAGTCTGAAGACAGCCGGAAATCAGTGACCGGAGCTGGAATTCGTGAGGGGAAAGCTGATAATGTAACTGATTCTAGGTTTATTGCTGTTGATCGAAATCCCCGTGGTAATCGTGACGACTCGGCGATTAACCGCCGTGGAGTTGTTGTGGTGTCTGAAGAGAATCGGAAACCTATGACCGGAGATGGAATCGCTGACAATGCAACCGTTTCTAGGTCTAATCGTTCTGGTCGTAATCGCCGCGGAAATCTTAAGGGTTTGGTAGAGAATCGTCGTGAAAACGGTGTGGAGAATGAAGACAGGCGGAAATCGGTGACCGGAGCTGGAATCGGAGGTGGAAGCGCCGGTCATGTGACCGTCTCTAAGTCCAATGACGTTGATCGTAATCGCCGTGGAAATCGCGAGGATACGGTGGAGAATCGTCGTGAAATCGGTGTGGAGGATGAAGATCTGGATGGTAAGGTGGAGGAAGGGAGgaataagaagaagagagaCGGTGGAACGAAGAGACGGAAGAAATGGAATGAGAGGAAACTTGGTAAGGAGAAGGAGGAGAGAAGAGCAATTGAAGAAGGTAGTGCTGCTAAGGGGAATGAAGTTGCTGAGAAAATCGAATTGAAAGATGAAGAGGTTGTGGATTCCAAAACAGTTGATGAAGTTGAAGAGAAATTTAGGGTTTTATCTGTGAAATCTGATAATGGAAAACAGAGTTGGAAGTTCAGAAAAATGAACCATGCTGTGAGGAATAATGGTGTTGGAGATGGTCGTGGACATAGGCATGGCCATGGGCATAGGAATTTTAAGGAAGAACAAAGCACTAAGACTACTTGGGTGAAGAAGGATGGCAGTGTTGGAGAAATTGAGAACTAG
- the LOC11409193 gene encoding LIM domain-containing protein WLIM1 — translation MAFAGTTQKCMACNKTVYLVDKLTADNRIFHKACFRCHHCKGTLKLSNYNSFEGVLYCRPHFDQLFKRTGSLEKSFEGTPKIVKPERNIDNEKPAAAKASSMFGGTRDKCSGCQKTVYPTEKVTVNGTPYHKSCFKCCHGGCTISPSNYIAHEGKLYCKHHHIQLIKQKGNLSQLEGDHEKNAGKINGEEVAAET, via the exons ATGGCATTTGCAGGAACAACTCAGAAGTGTATGGCTTGTAACAAAACAGTTTATCTTGTTGATAAGTTAACTGCTGATAATAGAATTTTCCACAAAGCTTGTTTCAGATGTCACCACTGCAAAGGAACCCTCAAG CTAAGCAACTACAATTCTTTTGAGGGAGTTCTTTACTGCAGACCACACTTCGACCAACTGTTCAAAAGAACTGGTAGCCTTGAGAAAAGCTTTGAAG GGACACCGAAAATTGTCAAGCCAGAAAGAAATATAGATAATGAG AAACCTGCTGCAGCTAAAGCCTCAAGTATGTTTGGTGGAACAAGGGACAAATGTTCTGGTTGTCAGAAAACAGTGTATCCAACTGAGAAG GTTACAGTGAATGGAACTCCTTACCATAAGAGTTGTTTCAAATGTTGTCATGGAGGGTGTACTATCAGTCCTTCCAATTACATAGCACATGAGGGAAAACTCTACTGCAAACACCACCATATTCAACTGATCAAGCAAAAGGGAAATTTAAGCCAGCTAGAAGGTGACCATGAGAAAAATGCTGGGAAAATCAATGGTGAAGAAGTTGCAGCTGAAACTTGA
- the LOC11422454 gene encoding uncharacterized protein, which produces MIKTLNPYPNPAKTAEIMSRYRPIAPKPETCSSNNSTSDGSSSSNSLSQKIKQSPYLRNLWPQLQARPTRTRKRGRAPISLPSSLKRQKTHVLGFCQPLHVTSPIKNLTLQGNFVPPSSLPQLPLPNHGVGVLNCNKNSTTNPNLVTLPLLPCSPNSPNNNNALKFELEVIDLNNTKVEVPQERDLLQQLQKPASSTNNVINVISPQPIRPIGSCINVGCISEVSAIPCVTKTPKKPEELEQEVESEELPAVISDSNNRVRMANSAYKEMVGQPECPWLEIQCGSSCKRISGEVTLQLSDSSNIPISSNGFSCWVRIEWENNGQKKNCVNAFCDVVKLCCDQSRDYVFTWRFHTRSREASQSSCNA; this is translated from the coding sequence ATGATCAAAACCTTAAATCCATACCCAAATCCAGCAAAAACAGCTGAGATTATGTCAAGGTATAGACCAATAGCACCAAAGCCAGAAACATGTTCAAGTAACAATTCAACTAGTGATGgatcttcatcatcaaactCACTTTCTCAAAAGATCAAACAATCTCCTTACCTTAGGAATCTTTGGCCACAGTTACAAGCAAGACCAACAAGGACAAGAAAGAGAGGTAGAGCTCCTATTTCACTACCCTCTTCTTTGAAAAGACAAAAAACACATGTCTTAGGTTTTTGTCAACCTTTGCATGTAACATCTCCaataaaaaaccttactttacAAGGTAATTTTGTTCCTCCTTCTTCACTTCCTCAACtccctcttccaaatcatggaGTTGGAGTTCTCAATTGCAACAAAAATTCAACTACTAATCCAAATTTAGTAACACTCCCTCTTCTTCCTTGTTCTCCTAATtcacctaataataataatgcattAAAATTTGAACTAGAGGTGATAGATTTGAACAACACTAAAGTGGAAGTTCCACAAGAGAGGGATCTTTTGCAACAACTACAAAAACCAGCTTCTAGCACCAACAATGTCATCAATGTGATCTCGCCGCAACCGATTCGACCAATTGGTTCATGCATAAATGTTGGTTGCATAAGTGAAGTTTCAGCTATACCATGTGTAACAAAAACACCTAAAAAACCTGAGGAATTAGAACAAGAGGTTGAGTCAGAGGAATTGCCAGCTGTCATTTCAGATTCAAACAACAGAGTTAGGATGGCAAATTCAGCTTACAAAGAAATGGTGGGTCAACCAGAATGTCCTTGGCTTGAAATTCAATGTGGTTCATCATGCAAGAGGATTAGTGGTGAGGTAACATTGCAACTTTCTGATTCTTCAAATATACCAATTTCTTCAAATGGTTTCTCTTGTTGGGTGAGGATTGAATGGGAAAATAATGGACAGAAGAAAAATTGTGTGAATGCTTTTTGTGATGTTGTCAAGTTGTGTTGTGATCAATCAAGGGACTATGTTTTCACTTGGAGGTTTCATACTCGTTCTAGGGAAGCTTCTCAATCCAGTTGCAATGcttga
- the LOC11411541 gene encoding F-box protein At3g12350: MAKNVNEEFSSSSPSFTDFPEDVQLCILSFLCPIEIASFACTSKQFGTLCSDDAKLWLSLCDRRWGSKTQIKKWGEGKILYRNLYTVLHEWDNLIGFWRRSGPGSAVIESPSLVFFEWGSSFIAGSRVSPTQSESEICGYQVKKVPFLKMGLSEDGQIVNLLDPNGRADLNFNGNGSELIPVNVCFMGKTHFVLEENVFGRSSSSSPGKNGGEDCGFGGEDGIGIESGSPPDRMLEIYQHLANRVSPGSDRSRRQRRKEKERMARRKWEPEHFVKVVNCSPTALRPLQGLWKGICADLSLAFYLVAYDDIGGIACRRLGDPPERFSTYAPVFWTSNATFLEAPFPLEEESLYGSRVHLQPVQPHNENHEQFPMSDVEGVNHIQQFYLSDNEVVNRILHINSSYDLVIPDLAGATNPRSAEGRIWQYQDGTFGFGFVRDNFVIDMKNIVRDGCIVDAVNPSTLIV; encoded by the exons atGGCGAAGAATGTCAATGAAgagttttcttcatcttcacctTCATTCACCGATTTTCCAGAAGATGTTCAGCTATGCATCCTCTCATTTCTGTGTCCCATTGAAATTGCTTCATTCGCATGCACCTCAAAGCAATTCGGAACACTCTGTTCCGATGATGCAAAGCTTTGGCTTTCCCTTTGTGATCGAAGATGGGGTTCaaaaacccaaataaaaaaatggggTGAAGGTAAAATTCTCTATAGAAATCTCTATACTGTTCTTCATGAATGGGATAATCTTATTGGTTTTTGGAGGAGAAGTGGTCCTGGTAGTGCTGTGATTGAATCACCTTCATTGGTTTTCTTTGAATGGGGTTCATCGTTTATTGCTGGCTCTAGGGTTTCACCAACCCAATCAGAATCTGAAATTTGCGGGTATCAGGTGAAAAAGGTGCCTTTTTTGAAGATGGGTCTTTCTGAAGATGGACAAATTGTGAATCTTTTGGATCCTAATGGTCGAGCTGATTTGAATTTCAATGGTAATGGCAGTGAATTGATTCCTGTGAATGTTTGTTTTATGGGGAAAACTCATTTTGTATTGGAAGAGAATGTGTTTGGGAGGAGTTCGAGTTCAAGTCCGGGAAAAAATGGTGGTGAGGATTGTGGTTTTGGTGGAGAGGATGGGATTGGGATTGAAAGTGGTTCTCCTCCGGATCGGATGTTGGAGATTTATCAGCATTTGGCGAACCGGGTTAGTCCTGGAAGCGATAGATCAAGGAGGCAGAGGAGGAAGGAGAAAGAAAGGATGGCTAGGCGGAAATGGGAGCCTGAGCATTTTGTCAAGGTTGTGAATTGCTCGCCGACAGCGTTGCGGCCTTTGCAAGGTCTTTGGAAG GGAATTTGTGCAGACTTGAGTTTAGCATTTTACCTTGTGGCTTATGATGACATTGGGGGGATTGCTTGTCGACGACTTGGGGATCCTCCTGAACGGTTTTCTACTTATGCCCCGGTTTTCTGGACGTCCAATGCTACATTTCTGGAAGCTCCCTTTCCTTTAGAGGAAGAATCTCTGTATGGCAGTCGCGTTCATCTTCAACCAGTTCAACCACACAATGAAAATCATGAGCAGTTCCCTATGTCTGATGTTGAAGGGGTAAACCACATTCAGCAGTTCTATTTGTCAGACAATGAAGTGGTAAATCGAATTCTTCACATAAACTCAAGTTATGATTTAGTTATTCCTGACCTTGCTGGAGCAACAAATCCAAGAAGTGCTGAGGGAAGGATTTGGCAGTACCAGGATGGTACTTTTGGATTTGGTTTCGTTCGGGACAATTTTGTCATTGACATGAAAAATATTGTCCGTGATGGTTGCATCGTGGATGCAGTAAACCCTTCTACATTGATCGTGTAG